The following are encoded together in the Zingiber officinale cultivar Zhangliang chromosome 8A, Zo_v1.1, whole genome shotgun sequence genome:
- the LOC122012247 gene encoding pentatricopeptide repeat-containing protein At1g79080, chloroplastic-like, with protein sequence MTVAPLPSISSFPSSAPARPKLSLFLSVLPLKKGFSRVLAASSLATVPPNPKDDSFTLPNWRNSGNGSRSKQLRLHDAFLQLENMVAEGQKPNASHATQLLYDFCKSNKIRKAIRVIELMVASGATPDPSTYTFLVNHLCRRGNIGYAMQLVDKMEELGFPPSTIIYNSLVRGLCIHGSLQQSLQLLEKLMHRGLVPNVFTYTFLLEAAYKEKGVDEAVRLLDEIVAKGGKPNLVSYNVLLTGFCKEGRLEEAMHFFRKLPSKGFRPNVVSYNILLRNLCYEGRWDEAEELLAEMAEKKCDPSIITYNILIGSLANHSRTEQALDILEEMMNNGFKPVAASFNPIIAQFCREGRLDMVLKYVDIMMHKHCPPNEGTCNAIAVLCEEGKVEDAFSILQSLSKKQNVSTNEFFKNVISFLCKKGNTFAAFRLLHEITKHGFTPDSFTNSSLIRGLCLEGMLDEAIELFEVMEENDHKPSIDNYNALILGLCKAQRTDLSFEIYESMIDKGYLPNEMTYTIIVEGIAREDELDLAAEVLRELHSRDILSQSTIERITMRYDLD encoded by the coding sequence ATGACGGTGGCTCCTCTCCCTTCGATCTCTTCTTTCCCAAGTTCAGCGCCTGCCAGACCTAAGCTCTCACTCTTCCTCTCCGTACTCCCCCTAAAGAAGGGTTTCTCCAGGGTCTTGGCCGCCTCCTCCCTCGCCACCGTTCCCCCCAACCCCAAAGACGACTCCTTCACCCTCCCTAACTGGAGGAACTCCGGGAACGGGTCCCGGAGCAAACAGCTCCGGCTCCACGACGCCTTCCTCCAACTCGAGAACATGGTCGCGGAGGGACAGAAGCCCAACGCATCTCACGCCACACAACTCCTCTACGATTTCTGCAAGTCCAACAAGATCCGGAAGGCCATTCGCGTCATCGAGTTGATGGTCGCCTCCGGAGCCACACCTGACCCGTCTACTTACACTTTCCTAGTGAACCATCTCTGCAGACGGGGCAATATCGGATACGCCATGCAATTGGTCGATAAAATGGAGGAGCTTGGGTTTCCGCCTTCCACCATCATCTACAACTCCCTTGTTCGGGGCCTTTGCATCCATGGCAGTTTGCAGCAAAGCTTGCAGCTTTTGGAGAAGTTGATGCACAGGGGGTTAGTTCCCAATGTGTTTACCTACACGTTTTTGTTAGAAGCGGCATACAAGGAAAAGGGGGTCGATGAGGCTGTCAGGCTACTCGATGAGATCGTCGCCAAGGGTGGGAAGCCTAATCTGGTCAGCTACAATGTTCTTCTTACCGGGTTTTGCAAGGAAGGTAGGTTGGAGGAGGCAATGCACTTCTTCAGGAAGTTGCCATCCAAAGGTTTTAGGCCCAATGTTGTAAGCTACAACATTCTATTGAGGAACTTGTGTTACGAAGGCAGATGGGATGAGGCAGAGGAACTCTTAGCTGAGATGGCCGAGAAAAAATGTGATCCCAGCATTATTACATATAATATCCTAATAGGTTCACTTGCCAATCATAGTAGAACAGAACAAGCCCTAGACATCTTGGAGGAGATGATGAACAATGGATTTAAGCCTGTAGCTGCGAGCTTTAACCCTATAATTGCACAATTCTGCAGGGAGGGAAGATTGGACATGGTTCTCAAATACGTGGATATCATGATGCATAAGCATTGCCCTCCTAATGAAGGGACTTGTAATGCGATCGCTGTGCTGTGTGAAGAAGGCAAGGTGGAAGATGCGTTCTCCATATTGCAAAGCTTGAGTAAGAAGCAGAATGTTTCAACAAATGAGTTCTTCAAAAATGTGATATCATTCTTGTGTAAGAAAGGCAACACCTTTGCAGCTTTCCGGTTGTTGCATGAAATTACAAAACATGGATTCACTCCTGATTCTTTCACCAATTCCTCTCTGATTAGAGGCCTTTGCTTGGAAGGTATGTTAGATGAAGCTATTGAGCTTTTTGAAGTAATGGAGGAAAATGACCACAAACCCAGTATAGACAACTATAATGCACTTATCCTCGGATTGTGCAAGGCTCAGCGAACAGATCTGTCATTCGAAATATATGAGTCAATGATCGACAAGGGTTATTTACCTAATGAAATGACATACACCATTATAGTTGAAGGAATTGCTCGTGAGGATGAATTAGATTTGGCTGCAGAGGTGTTGAGAGAGTTGCACTCTAGAGACATCCTGAGCCAAAGTACAATTGAGCGAATCACTATGCGATATGACTTGGATTAA
- the LOC122012248 gene encoding serine/threonine-protein kinase 38-like — protein MECARSWFQRLQPREEVKPGPIKKETGSAKDLQKPLIDDAPSNITKQKVAAAKQYIENHYKAQMKSLQDRKERRWMLERKLADAEVPAEEQNSILKNLEKKETEYMRLQRHKMGVDDFELLTIIGRGAFGEVRICKEKTSGHVYAMKKLKKSEMLRRGQVEHVKAERNLLAEVDSAYIVKLYFSFQDDEYLYLIMEYLPGGDMMTLLMRKDTLTDDEARFYVAETVLAIESIHKHNYIHRDIKPDNLLLDRHGHMKLSDFGLCKPLDSSSFPNLNEPEYRPGRNLDDKPSSVSPAPRRTQQEQLQHWQKNRRMLAYSTVGTPDYIAPEVLLKKGYGMECDWWSLGAIMYEMRVGYPPFYSEDPMSTCRKIVNWKNHLKFPEEAKLSPEAKDLISRLLCNVEHRLGTKGAHEIKAHPWFRGIQWERLYQIEAAFKPEVNDELDTQNFEKFEETSAPVQTSSKSGPWRKMLPSKDINFVGYTYKNFEIINDNQVPGVAELKKKSNKPKRPTIKSLFDMDSTSNPSPLVQGSFLKLLPTQMELPESVESSSHSSS, from the exons ATGGAGTGTGCGAGAAGCTGGTTTCAAAGATTGCAACCTAGGGAGGAGGTCAAACCAGGACCTATTAAGAAGGAAACGGGGAGTGCAAAAGATTTGCAGAAGCCTCTAATTGATGATGCGCCTTCTAATATTACTAAGCAGAAGGTCGCCGCTGCAAAGCAGTATATTGAGAACCATTACAAGGCCCAGATGAAGTCCTTGCAAGATCGCAAGGAAAg ACGCTGGATGTTGGAGAGGAAACTTGCTGATGCAGAAGTTCCTGCAGAAGAGCAGAATAGCATTTTGAAGAATTTAGAgaaaaaagaaacagaatatatgCGTCTTCAAAGACACAAAATGGGTGTGGATGATTTTGAACTTTTGACTATTATTGGGAGGGGGGCATTTGGGGAG GTCAGAATATGTAAAGAGAAAACAAGTGGACATGTCTATGCAATGAAAAAACTTAAGAAATCTGAAATGCTTCGTAGGGGTCAG GTGGAGCATGTGAAAGCTGAAAGAAACCTACTTGCAGAGGTGGACAGTGCCTACATTGTGAAACTCTACTTCTCATTTCAAGATGATGAATATTTATATCTCATCATGGAGTATCTGCCTGGGGGTGACATGATGACTCTGCTCATGCGCAAGGATACATTGACAGATGATGAGGCCAGGTTTTATGTGGCAGAAACTGTTTTAGCCATTGAATCTATTCATAAGCATAATTACATTCACAG GGACATCAAACCCGATAACCTATTGTTGGACCGACATGGGCATATGAAGCTTTCAGATTTTGGGTTGTGTAAACCTCTGGATAGTAGTAGCTTTCCAAATCTTAATGAACCTGAATATCGACCAGGAAGAAATTTGGATGATAAGCCATCTAGTGTCTCTCCTGCACCGAGACGTACTCAACAAGAGCAACTACAACATTGGCAAAAGAATAGACGGATGCTG GCTTACTCAACTGTTGGGACACCGGATTatattgctcctgaagttcttcTCAAGAAAGGTTATGGAATGGAGTGTGACTG GTGGTCACTTGGAGCAATTATGTATGAGATGCGTGTGGGGTATCCACCATTTTATTCTGAAGATCCAATGTCCACGTGTAGAAAG ATTGTTAATTGGAAAAACCACTTAAAGTTCCCTGAAGAGGCAAAACTTTCTCCAGAAGCTAAAGATCTTATCAGCAGACTTCTATGTAATGTAGAGCATAGACTTGGTACAAAAGGCGCCCATGAAATAAAG GCACATCCATGGTTTAGAGGCATCCAATGGGAGAGACTGTACCAAATAGAAGCTGCTTTTAAGCCAGAAGTTAATGATGAGCTGGATACTCAGAACTTTGAGAAGTTTGAGGAG ACATCAGCACCGGTTCAAACTTCTTCAAAGTCTGGCCCATGGAGAAAG ATGCTTCCGTCGAAGGACATCAACTTTGTGGGTTATACTtacaaaaattttgaaatcaTAAATGACAATCAAGTTCCAGGCGTTG CTGAGTTGAAGAAAAAGAGTAATAAGCCAAAGAGGCCAACAATTAAATCCTTGTTTG ACATGGATTCAACATCAAATCCAAGTCCACTTGTCCAAGGTAGCTTCCTCAAACTACTCCCTACACAAATGGAGTTGCCTGAAAGTGTAGAGTCATCTTCTCACTCGAGCAGTTAG